Proteins encoded by one window of Primulina huaijiensis isolate GDHJ02 chromosome 1, ASM1229523v2, whole genome shotgun sequence:
- the LOC140972575 gene encoding auxin-induced protein 15A-like, which yields MLGKKLGSMKKLAKKVRSLRNGEPVETSHSVCLLRYNDGGSSPTAAATSPTTGTFAAYVGEDRQRFMVPTSYLKHPLFKMMLEKAYNEFGFDQRNGLLVPCSVAAFQEVMSVVRCCNGRFDFGELVEEFI from the coding sequence ATGTTGGGCAAGAAACTTGGTTCAATGAAGAAACTAGCCAAGAAAGTTAGATCCTTACGCAATGGCGAACCCGTCGAAACATCACATTCCGTGTGTCTTCTAAGGTACAATGATGGAGGATCATCCCCTACGGCCGCTGCCACGAGTCCCACTACCGGAACTTTTGCCGCGTACGTAGGGGAAGACAGACAAAGATTCATGGTGCCAACGAGCTATCTCAAACACCCTTTGTTCAAAATGATGTTAGAGAAGGCCTACAACGAGTTCGGGTTCGACCAGAGAAACGGCCTATTGGTACCATGTAGTGTTGCTGCATTCCAAGAAGTGATGAGTGTCGTGCGGTGCTGCAACGGGAGGTTCGATTTCGGAGAATTGGTGGAGGAGTTCATCTAG
- the LOC140985688 gene encoding uncharacterized protein, whose protein sequence is MSSSPATAADPKSRTVGATEYSWCKAVPGGTGITVLALLLFKPPDLQLLQNALHKLQSSHPILNSKLHFNPAPESFSYITPATPQIQIQPFDLESTSKILQTLDSGPSVSPFQSILEHELNKNSWQNPDPSSDTDLFFASVYTLQDETWVLALRLHTSACDRTSVAALRRELLGLMEGVESEFTGNGEVSLGIEEYIPSGQGNKPFWARGFDMLGYSLNSFRFSNFNFKDTVSPRGSCVIRLQFNGEETMRITSKCENREIKLCGLLAAAGLSACHSLKEIPVDQWEKYAVTTLIDCRSILDPVLSGNHIGFYHSAILNSHDVNGGEGLWELAKQIYMSFMSAKNNKKHFTDMTDLNFLMCKAIENPGLTASGSLRTAVLSIFEDPIIDDSSKLDEAIGLKDSIGCGSIHGVGPSIAIFDTIRDGKLDCSFVYPSPLHSREQMREFVDEMKRIILEDGFGG, encoded by the exons ATGAGTTCTTCACCAGCCACCGCGGCGGATCCCAAGAGCCGAACGGTTGGTGCCACCGAGTACAGCTGGTGCAAGGCCGTGCCTGGAGGAACCGGCATAACTGTTCTTGCCCTCCTCCTATTCAAACCCCCAGACCTCCAGCTTCTCCAAAATGCTCTCCACAAACTCCAAAGTTCCCACCCCATCCTCAACTCCAAGCTCCACTTCAATCCCGCTCCTGAATCTTTTTCCTACATCACTCCCGCCACCCCTCAGATCCAAATCCAGCCGTTTGATCTCGAATCAACGTCCAAGATTCTCCAGACGCTGGACTCGGGTCCCTCCGTTTCACCCTTCCAGTCGATTCTTGAGCACGAGTTGAACAAAAATTCGTGGCAGAATCCAGACCCTTCATCCGACACCGATCTTTTCTTCGCAAGCGTGTATACTTTGCAGGATGAGACGTGGGTCTTGGCTCTCAGGCTGCATACGTCAGCTTGTGACAGGACATCGGTTGCGGCGTTGCGTAGGGAGTTGTTGGGGTTGATGGAGGGGGTAGAAAGTGAGTTTACTGGTAATGGTGAGGTTAGCTTGGGTATTGAGGAATACATTCCTAGTGGGCAGGGGAATAAACCATTTTGGGCTCGTGGGTTTGATATGTTGGGATACTCTTTGAATTCTTTTAGATTTTCTAACTTTAATTTTAAGGATACCGTGTCACCTAGAGGATCATGTGTTATTAGGTTGCAATTCAATGGAGAAGAAACTATGCGGATAACGTCG AAATGTGAGAATAGAGAAATCAAATTATGTGGGCTCTTAGCAGCTGCTGGATTAAGTGCTTGCCATTCCTTAAAAGAGATTCCTGTTGATCAATGGGAAAAGTATGCAGTTACGACACTCATTGACTGTCGCTCGATTCTTGATCCAGTGCTTAGTGGCAATCATATTG GCTTTTATCACTCGGCCATTCTGAACTCCCATGATGTTAATGGAGGTGAAGGCTTGTGGGAGCTGGctaaacaaatatatatgtcCTTTATGAGTGCCAAGAACAACAAGAAGCATTTTACGGACATGACTGACCTCAACTTTTTGATGTGCAAGGCAATAGAGAACCCTGGTCTGACAGCATCAGGATCCCTCCGAACTGCAGTTTTATCCATCTTCGAGGATCCCATTATCGATGATTCCAGCAAACTGGACGAGGCTATTGGATTAAAAGACTCCATTGGATGTGGTTCAATTCACGGTGTCGGCCCATCTATAGCGATTTTTGATACGATTAGAGATGGGAAATTGGATTGTTCTTTCGTATATCCTTCCCCACTGCACTCGAGGGAGCAAATGCGGGAATTTGTAGATGAAATGAAACGGATTATTTTGGAGGATGGATTTGGAGGCTAG